The Lipingzhangella halophila genome segment GTGCGCAGGGCCTGCGCGTGCACCGCGGAGTACTGCCGGTACCCGGCGCCACTGCGCCCGGCAGGAGGCAGGATCCGCTCGTCCTCGTAGTTGCGGACCGCTTGGGTGGACAGGCCGTGCTCCCGGGCGAGGTCGACCGGACGCAGCGCTCGTTGTGCCATGCTTCCGAGTTTGCGGGTTTCCGGACCCCTTGCGTGCCAGGTTCCCCGAAAGCCTCAACCAGAGGTTCGGCGATCGGGGGTGACCAGCCGGCACGCAATGGGCGTGGAACGCCATCGGCCTGGTCCGGCCCCTACCGCGCGGTCCAGGACGGATCGCGGCCACTGAGGCCGAGCGTCCGGTCGAACAGCGGCGCATCGTCGGGGACCTCGACGACCGGCCCGAACAGGCCCTCGCGCGCCTTGGGGTCATCCCGTGGGATCTGCGCGACGAACGCGTGGCACGCCTCGACGCTGACGGGGTCGGCCTCGTAGCTCTGGCCGGTCGCGCGGGCGAGGTCCCAGCCGTGCAGCACCAGCTCGTCCACGGCGACCATGCCCGCCTGCTCCGCCGGCAGCTCCAGGCCGCCCACCGCGGAGTCTCCCTCCCAGGCCGCGGGGTCCCGCCAGGCGGAGACGAGGGCTTCGAGCCGGCCGGCGAGCTGTTCGCGCCAGTCCGGCGGCAGGTTCGCCGCGGAGGGGGCCGGCGGCGGACCGCTGGCCGGCGAGGTCTCCTTTTCGGCGGCGAGCCGGAATGCCAGCGAGAGCCCCATGACGTGGTCGAGCAGGTCGCCCACTGCCAGCCCTTCGCACGGGGTCGGTGCCGCGAGCTGGTCGTCGGGAATCTCCGCGACCAGTGCCCGCATCTGGCGGGCAGCGGGTGCCAGGTCGAGCATCGTGCCACCACTCCTCGGCTATGTGTCCACGCACGGTTCGAGCACCGCGCTACTGGTCACACATGCTAGAGCCCGGCAGTGACACTCGGCGGGCACGCGCGCGGCGCGCCCCTCGCGACCGGCCGCCGCCGGAGGCGGCAGGGCGGCACATGAACCCGGCGGAGGGTGAGCTAACGCGCTTCTTCGGACATAGGGCCCATTGTTCCGCCGGGCCCGGGTAGGTTGGCCTGGCAAGCGCATCGCACCAGGTCTGACTGACAAGGGGGGACGTCCCATGGACTTCGACATGGTGGTGGAGATCCCGCAGGGGTCGCAGAACAAGTACGAGATGGACCACGAACGGCGCAGGCTGCGCCTCGACCGCACGCTGTTCACCGCGACCCAGTACCCGGCCGACTACGGCTACATCCCCGACACCCTGGCCGAGGACGATGAGCCGCTCGACGCCATGGTGCCGCTCGACAAACCGTCCTACCCCGGAAGCGCGGTACACGTCCGGCCGGTCGCCGTGTTCTGGATGCGCGACGAGCGCGGCCCCGACGCCAAGGTACTGTGCATGCCCGCCGGCGACCCCCGAGTCGACCACATCCAGGACCTGAGCGACGTGCCCGAGTTCCAGTTGAACGAGATCACGCACTTCTTCGACATCTACAAGCGACTGGAACCCCTCAAGAGCTCCGAGGTCCGCGGCTGGCAGGACCGCGCGGCGGCCGAGGCGACCATCACCGACGCACAGCGGCGCGCCGTGGGCCAGCCGCGGAGCCGTACCGGTGCCTGACCCGGCGGCGCACCGTGCCTGCCGGCAGGTGGCGCCCGGCGGTCGTCCACTCCCACCGCGATGCGGCCCGCTGCGCCAGGCCCGCCTGCCGTAGCCTCGGCTACGTGCGCATCAGCTACGCGAGTGTCCCCGGCGACGGTGACGGCAACGAGGACCTCGCCGCGTCCGGGCCGGACTGGGCGTTCGTCCTCGACGGCGCCACGGCCCGCGACACCGACAGCGGCTGCCGGCACGGCGTCCGCTGGTTCGTCGCCACCCTTGCCGCCGCTCTCGCCGGCGAGATGGCACCGGCACGGCACGCGTCCCCGGCTGACGCGCTCGGCGAGGCGCTGGAGCGGACCCGCGCCGCCCATGACTCCTGTGACCTCGCCAACCCGGACAGCCCGTCGAGCACCGTCGCCATGGTCCGCCGCGCCGATCCCGGCCTGGAGTACCTGGTGCTCGCCGACTCCGCGGTGCTGCTCCCGGAAGCCGGCGGCGAGGTCACCGTCATCACCGACGACCGGTTGCACCATCTTCCGGGTGGGCGGCCCTACAGCGGGGAGCTCGTGCGGGCCGCGCGCAACAGCCCTGACGGGTTCTGGGTGGCCGGCGCCCGGCCCGAGGCCGCGCGGCACGCCGTGACCGGTACCGCGCACCCGCCAGGGCTGCGGTTCGCCCTGCTGACCGACGGCTGCACCCGGCTCGTCGAGCACTACGGGCAGAGTTGGCCGGACGTCTGGCTGCACCTGGAGAAGCGCGGGCCGGAGTCGCTCATCGCCTGGGTGCGCGAGCGCGAGCGCGCGGACGGCCAGGTCTCTCCCGGCCGCGGCAAGCGGCACGACGACGCCACCGCCCTGGTGGGCGCGTTCGCGCTGGCTCCGGAGTGCCGCGCAAGCAACTAACCTCACGCACATACCATCCAGTCGGTACAGGAAGAGGTTTCATGCAAGCGATCCAGATCACCGAGTTCGGCGGCCCCGAGGTCCTGCGGACCACCGAGGTCGGGGAGCCGCGGCCCAGCGGCGACGAGGTCCTGATCCACGTGGACCGGTGCGGGGTGAACTACGCCGACACCCACCAGGCCGAGAACACCTACCTCACCGAGGCCGAACTGCCCCTCACCCCCGGCGGCGAGGTCATCGGCCACACCCCGGACGGGCGGCGCGTCGCGGCCCTCGTGGGCACCGGCGGCTACGCCGAGCAGGCCGCCGCCAACCCGAACCAGGTGTTCGACGTTCCGGACGGCGTCGACGACGTGAGCGCCCTGGCGCTGCTGATCCAGGGAACGACGGCCTGGGTACTGCTGCGCAAGAGCATCCGGATGGAGCCCGGCGAATCCGTTGTGGTGCACGCCGCGGCCGGCGGTGTGGGCTCGATCGCGGTCCAGCTCGCCAAGGTCTTCGGCGCGGGCCGGGTCATCGCGACGGCCAGCAGCGAGGAGAAGCGCGACCTCGCGCTCCAGCTCGGCGCCGACGCCGCTGTCGACTCGCGGGCCGACGACATGACGACCGCCCTGATCGAGGCGAACGAGGGCCGGCCGGTGGACGCCGTCCTGGACATGACCGGCGGCCGGGTCACCGACGAGAGCCTCCGCGCGCTCGCCCCGTTCGGCCGGCTGGCGTTCTACGGGATGGCCTCGCGCGAAGCTCCCCGACCGGTGGAGCTGCGCAACCTGATGCGGCACTCGACGGGGGTGAGCGGCATGTGGCTGGCGCACGCCTTCACACTCCCCGGAAACGTGGTGCACCGGGCCATGGCGGAGCTGTTCGAGCTGGTGCGGAAGGGCACCGTGCGCACCATCAACGGCGGGGTGTACCCGCTCTCCGAGGCCGATCGCGCCCACGAGGACCTGCGCGCCCGCCGAACCACCGGGAAGCTGGCACTGGACCCGTCGCGGTAGTGCCACCGGGCGGCGCCTCAGCTCTGGGCGCCGCCCTCGTGCCGGAGAACGAGACGGGCGGAGCTCACTCCTCGACGTCCACGACGTCCGGGAGGATCCGCACGATCTCGTTGGCGACCTGCAGGGAGATGTCCCGCTTCTCGTCGTCGCTCACCCGGTCCGGCGCGCGGTACCAAATGGTGACGACCATATTGCGGTCAGCGGCCTTGACGACGGACATGCTGCCGCCGGGGTCCTCCCCGAAGAGGGCCTCGTTGCTGTACCCGGCCATGTACTGGATC includes the following:
- a CDS encoding TIGR03086 family metal-binding protein → MLDLAPAARQMRALVAEIPDDQLAAPTPCEGLAVGDLLDHVMGLSLAFRLAAEKETSPASGPPPAPSAANLPPDWREQLAGRLEALVSAWRDPAAWEGDSAVGGLELPAEQAGMVAVDELVLHGWDLARATGQSYEADPVSVEACHAFVAQIPRDDPKAREGLFGPVVEVPDDAPLFDRTLGLSGRDPSWTAR
- a CDS encoding inorganic diphosphatase, whose product is MDFDMVVEIPQGSQNKYEMDHERRRLRLDRTLFTATQYPADYGYIPDTLAEDDEPLDAMVPLDKPSYPGSAVHVRPVAVFWMRDERGPDAKVLCMPAGDPRVDHIQDLSDVPEFQLNEITHFFDIYKRLEPLKSSEVRGWQDRAAAEATITDAQRRAVGQPRSRTGA
- a CDS encoding protein phosphatase 2C domain-containing protein — its product is MRISYASVPGDGDGNEDLAASGPDWAFVLDGATARDTDSGCRHGVRWFVATLAAALAGEMAPARHASPADALGEALERTRAAHDSCDLANPDSPSSTVAMVRRADPGLEYLVLADSAVLLPEAGGEVTVITDDRLHHLPGGRPYSGELVRAARNSPDGFWVAGARPEAARHAVTGTAHPPGLRFALLTDGCTRLVEHYGQSWPDVWLHLEKRGPESLIAWVRERERADGQVSPGRGKRHDDATALVGAFALAPECRASN
- a CDS encoding quinone oxidoreductase family protein; the encoded protein is MQAIQITEFGGPEVLRTTEVGEPRPSGDEVLIHVDRCGVNYADTHQAENTYLTEAELPLTPGGEVIGHTPDGRRVAALVGTGGYAEQAAANPNQVFDVPDGVDDVSALALLIQGTTAWVLLRKSIRMEPGESVVVHAAAGGVGSIAVQLAKVFGAGRVIATASSEEKRDLALQLGADAAVDSRADDMTTALIEANEGRPVDAVLDMTGGRVTDESLRALAPFGRLAFYGMASREAPRPVELRNLMRHSTGVSGMWLAHAFTLPGNVVHRAMAELFELVRKGTVRTINGGVYPLSEADRAHEDLRARRTTGKLALDPSR